The genome window TTTCGCTTTAATAATTGCGCTTACTGGTTTGATCTGGGCTTTTGAATGGTATGATTCTGGTCTGCAATGGGCTCTCAACGGAGGCCAAACAATTGAAAAAAGCGAAAAATCAGTATCTGATACTACTCAGGTTAATTCGAAAAACAGCTTTGATAAAATTTATAATACCACTAAACAGCTGCACCCAAAAGCTGACAATTATATTCTTTTTATACCTAAAGATTCGGCTGCAGCATTTAATACATTCATTAAATATGAAAACTGCTTTAACAATGCATCAATCGAATACGATCAATATTCTGGAAAAATTCTTAAAACAAATTCATTTGATAACAAAAACACAGGGGAAAAATTTCGATCTATCAATTACGATTTACATGTTGGCAGTATATTAGGGCTTCCGGGTAAAGTGCTTGCGTTTTTTGCAAGTTTCGTTTCGGCTGGCTTACCAATTACCGGTTTTTTAATTTGGTGGGGACGCAATAAGAAAAAGAAAAAAGATCCTGCTGAAACTGGCGAATAAAAATTGCAGCAGCAATTAGATCTTAATTCTCCCTCCTGCTGCCAATTATATCTATACCAGTAAACATTAACAGCGATAATTTTATTCAACAAAATTATTCATAATTAATCTAAATAACATTTGTTAAAGAATTATTAATTTTTATATTTGCTACAAAATAATTTTATTTATTCTAAATAAAAATAAACAACCTATATCTACTTTAATCATGAATTATTTAAAATTAAGAATGCCACGATTCTTATATCTAATGAGTTTCTTTTTACTATCAGCAGTAATAGTAAATGCACAGCAAAAAACCGCAGCAATAAAAGGAACTGTAAAAAACAGTCAGGGAAAAGCAGCTGAATTTGCAAATGTAGAATTAAAAGGAACCAGCAAAGGCGCAGTAACTGACGAAAGCGGTGAATACAAAATCGAAAACATTAAACCAGGAAACTATACTATAACCATCTCCGGAATTGGCCTAAAAAAGAAAACACAAGATATCGAAATAACAGCCGGTCAAAGAAATTATACTTTTGATTTTGAAGTAGAAGAAAATATCGGACAGCTGGATGAAATTGTTGTTTCTGGCTTTCGCGAACGTACCTATAGAAACGAAATGTCTGTAGCTTCATCTAAATCCAGTATTGCACTAAAAGACCTGCCTCAATCGGTAAGTTATGTTACCAAAGAACTAATTATAGACAGACAGGCTTTTCGTGTCAATGATGTGCTTAAAAATATCAGCGGTGTGAGTCTTAATAACTTTGAAAACCGCTTTTCAATCAGAGGAATTTCGGGCAACAGCTATCAGTTCATTAATGGATTAAGAGTAAGCGGAAGATCTTTTAATTCATTAAACTTAAACAATTTAGAAAGAGTTGAAGTCATGAAAGGTCCCGCATCTGCTTTATACGGAAATACTGAACCCGGCGGATCTATAAATAATGTAACCAAAAAAGCACTGTCCGTAAATCGAAATGCAGCCAATGTTAGTGTCGGAAGTTTTCAGACCATACGGGCAACAACCGATTTAACCGGACCTTTGAACGAATCCAAAAGTATACTGTACCGTATGAATGTAGCGTATCAAAACACGGCAACCTTCAGGGATTTACAGGAAAGAGAAGATGTTTCAATCGCACCGACCATCGCTTTTGTCCCAAGCGAAAAGACCAGAATTGATGTCGATTTTGTTTACAGCATCATAAAAGGAAGAACCGAAAGAGGACAGCCTTTATACGGCCCTTCAACAGATGGAGCGAGCCGTTTATTCACCACTCCTATTTCGCAGAGTATGTCCAGAGCGAGCGATTATTTAAAAGAAAAGACCTTTTATTTATCGGCAATTATGAACCATAAATTCAGCAGCAAGCTTTCATTGAATGTGTCTTATTTAAAGTATAAATTCTTTGAAGACATGGTTGAACACAGAGGCGGTAACGCTTATGCAGTTGATGGTGCAGGAAAAGAAATTCCTTCGCTCTTATTGCAAAGTACAACCGAACGCATGCGTAACCGTTATGACGATAATCTTACCGCTTACCTAAATTATGATATCAGTACTGGAAAAATAGAACACAAATTAGTTTTAGGAGCTGATTATATTCAAAGTTTAGTACCCGTTGGCGGTACAAACGGTGTAGCATCAGGCTATAGAAACGCTGCCAATAACGGCTCAATAGCAACTTACAATCCTGCCAAAAAGAATTTGTATCTGCTGGACGCTAATGGAAACCCAGTTCCGAATGTTCCTTTTTATAATTTAGCAAATCCAGATTATTCAGCTGCCAATACTGATAATTATTTCACAACCAGAACCACAACGGCTCCTACAAAATACTTTTCACAGAGTATCTACATTCAAGATCAGATGAAGTGGAACAAACTGCAGCTTTTGTTAGGTTTAAGACAAGAATTTTATACGGATTTTACTAATTACACCAAAAGCAATGAAGCCAAAGTGAAACAGGATGCTTTGATTCCTAGAGCTGGATTAGTGTATAGTGTAATTCCGCAGATCAATATTTACGGAACCTATGTAGAAGGGTTTCAGCCACAAAGCGCAGGAACTATTGGTGCACCTGAAATTTACGGTGGCCCATTTGACCCGCTTACCAGTAAAATGTTCGAATTTGGAGCAAAAAGCGATTGGTTTGACAAAAAATTAGGAGCGAGTATCGCTGTTTACAAGATCAATCAAAACAATATTTTGGTCAATGCCAATGATCCGACAAACACACAATTATTAGAACAAAGAGGTCAGGAAACATCCAAAGGTATTGAAGTTGATATCACTGGAAATATTTTGCCTAATCTATCCATAAATGCAAATTATGCTTACAATGATGCACGAATCACCAAAACTGCTGTTCCCGCCGATGTAGACAGATGGAAAGAAGCGGCACCGCATCATCAAGGAGGTTTTTGGGCAAAATACACCATTCTAAAAGGAAGTATCAAAGGATTCGGAGTTGGTTTAGGTTCGAATTTTGCATCAAAACAAAGCACCCGACTGGCTTATTTTATTCTGCCGGGTTATTCACTGATAGATGCAGCATTGTATTATCAAATAAAGCAGCTGAAATTTTCCTTAAATCTGAACAATCTCCAAAACAAAGAGTATGTGGTATCACAAGCCAATGCCAATATGGTTGGACCTGGTGCGCCTAGAAACTTTATGTTTAATCTTGGATATATGTTCTAAGAGTATTGGGATATAAAACAAAAAATTTAAGTCAATATGACTATCCGTAACTAATACCAAACAGATCGAATTAGCTACAGATTTCAAGAAAGAGGTGTTACTTTGACAAAGAGTTGCTAATTTGTGAGGGGTGTGAATCCTATGTTTAAAATGGTGTATTTATCCCCTCACAGATTTTTGGCAGAAATGTAAAAAGAACTCTGGCAGGAGACCCTTTGAGACAATTAATGATGAAATATATTGTTATCTCGTATAGAATAGTTTTGCAAAGATATTACATTTCCTCGCATTTTTAAAAAAACAGATTTATGAAAAATTTTAAATAAATGCAAGTTTTCAATACAAATGCGGCAGGAATTGATATTGGTTCCCGATCTCATTTTATTGCAGTTGGACAAGAAGCAAATCAAATTAAAGAGTTCAATGTTTATCAATCCGGACTAATTGAATTAGTTATTTTTCTTAATAACCTGAACTCGATTAATAAAATACAGCCAATTGGTTAGTTTTAACCGTTTCGTATTTCAAAGAAGGTTTTTTAGGCAGAAAATTATAAGCAATTATTCCAGCGATAAGATTTGACAAAAAGTTGGTAAATGAGCGATGTCTAGAGTGTTCAACTTGGCAAATATTTTTAAGTTCATCGTTAACCGTTTCTATTATTGAGCGTTTACGGAGTAAAATTTTATCACTCATTTCCATCAAACTATTTTTCATATTATTTCGAATACTTGTAATTAATATCTGCAATTTTATAGAAACAAATCATAAGGTAGAGTTTAGTTAAATATTTAATTGTCAGAAATTTAAATATACTAGATTTTGCCTTTTTGTTCAATGTTTTTACCCTAAATTATTAATCGAGTTCAGGTTATTAAGTCCTTGAAATCATTTTAATTTCTAACATTTATTTTTAAAGATTAGTTTTTAACTTTGAAAAAAAAAATGCTTTCTGCTTTCAAGATTATAATGGAGAAAAAAATCAAAAATCCAGATTGGGGATATTTAAACAGATTCAAAGATGAAAATGCCCAGATTATAGCTTCGTGTGTCAAAGAAAAAAGAATAGTATTTTTTGGTGATTCTATTACAGCAGGCTGGGAAATCCATGATCAAGAATTCTTTATCAACAAAAATTATATTAATAGAGGCATAAATGGTCAGACAACGCCACAAATGTTATTGCGTTTCAGACCCGATGTAATCGAACTGAAACCTGAAAAAGTCATTATTTTGGCTGGCACCAATGATATTGCAGGAAATACTGGGCTGACAACTCTTGAAATTATTTTAGGGAATCTTATATCGATGTGTGAGTTAGCCAAAGTAAATAACATTAAACCCGTTTTATGCTCCCTCCTGCCCGCTTTGGATTATCCTTGGCGAAAAGGAATACAGCCCGCTAAAAAAATTGTAAAACTAAACTCTATGATTCAGCATTATACTGCAATAAATGATATTCTGTACGTAGATTATTATTCGATCATGGTGAACGATCAAAAGGGATTGCAATCGATTTATTCCGAAGATGGTGTTCATCCAAACAAAAAAGGATATTTTATTATGAAATCTATATTGGAATCTAAAATTTTAATGTGATATAATTTCCAAAAAGAAACGATTCTGTTATATCTCGCAAAACGGTGATGCTTCAACCAATTCTTTGAGTAATCGTTGTTATTTTCTCTAAAAAACACCTTACTTTTATGCCTTCATAAATAACAATACAATTTCATAATCATGACCAAAGATCTGATTGTTCAAAATATTAGTGCTTTAAAAAGTAATTTTACTATAAATTACAGCATAAAGACGAAGACTGAAGCGTTTACCGAAAAATTATTTTACACCTTATTTGATTCGAATGCGCCATTAAATGAAAGCATTGATGAATTAGAAAAACAATTCAAAGAAATAGCTTCTTTGGCCTGCAAAAAGCCCCAAGACTGCTGCGACAATGCATGGGTTAGCTTTTTAGATAAACTTCCAGTTGTATTAGAAAACCTAAATAAAGACGCCTCTTACATCTTAGAAAATGACCCAGCTTCCAATGGAATTGAAGAAATTTACCTTGCCTATCCAGGATTTTATGCGATTGCTATTTATAGATTGAGCCATGAGCTGTACTTGCTTGACTTGATGCTTTTTTCAAGATTGATGAGCGAATATGCCCATCGAATTACTGGAACAGATATCCATGCAGGTGCCGACATCGCTTCACCTTTCTTCATCGATCATGCCACCGGAATTGTAATTGGTGAAACTGCCGTTATCGAGAAAAATGTAAAAATATATCAGGGAGTTACTTTGGGAGCATTAAGCGTGAGCAAGGAAATGAAAAATTCCAAAAGACATCCTACTGTAGAAAAAAATGTATGCATTTATGCCAATGCAACTATTTTGGGAGGCAATACCGTTATAGGCAAAAATAGTATCGTTGGTGGAAATTCATGGGTAACCAAATCAATTCCGCATGATTCAATCGTATTGAACACCACCACAACTGAAGTCAAAATAAAAGAAAAAAAGTAAAATGAATACTTATAAATTAACAGAATTAATCGGTAATACTCCATTAGTTGAAACCGTCAATCTGGTAGCAAATAAAAACGTAAAACTGTTATTAAAATTGGAAGGGAACAATCCTGGAGGGAGCGTAAAAGACCGCGCTGCCTACAACATGATTGCTTCTGCCATCGAAAGAGGCGAGATCAAAAAAGGCGACAAATTAATTGAAGCAACCAGCGGAAATACTGGAATTGCTTTAGCTATGATAGCCCAATTATTTAATATCGAAATCGAGTTGGTATTGCCCGAAGATTCTACTATCGAACGCACACAAACCATGCAGGCCTATGGCGCAACAGTTATTCAGACTCCGGCTAGCGAAGGAATCATTGGTTCAAGAGATTATGCCGACAAAAAAGTTGCCGAAGGAGGCTATGTCATGCTGAATCAGTTTGCCAATGACGACAACTGGAAAGCACACTACAAAACTACCGGACCCGAAATATGGAATGATACAGATGGAACTGTAACACATTTTGTATCTGCAATGGGAACTACCGGAACAATTATAGGAACCTCAACTTATCTGAAAGAGAAAAACCCAAATATCCAGATCATTGGCGCACAGCCCAGCGATGGATCACAAATTCCAGGTATTAGAAAGTGGCCACAGGAATATCTGCCAAAAATTTATGATGGGTCAAAAGTGGATATAACTATTGATATCAGCGAAGAAGAAGCCCGAATAATGACCAAAAGATTAGCCAGAGAAGAAGGTGTTTTTGCAGGAATGAGCAGCGGTGGTTCTGTTGCTGTGGCCGTAAAAATTGCCAATCAATTAGAATCTGGAGTTGTAGTTGCCATTATCTGTGATCGTGGCGACCGCTATTTATCTTCTGATTTATTTGACTAAAAAAAGTCTCTAAGCTTCTAAGTTACTGAGTTACTAAGACAAAAGCTAAAAAAACAACATTTAAAAACTCAGAAACTTAGTATCTCAGCAACTTAGAAACTTATAAAATATGAATTATCGCAAACTAGGAAAAACCAATTTTAATATTTCAGAAATAGCATTGGGTACTTGGCAGGTGGGCGGAAAATGGGGTTCGCCATTTAATGACAAAACCGCCGATGAATTAATCAATACCGCAATTGACAAAGGCGTAAATTTTATTGATACTGCCGATGTTTACGAAAACGGCCTGAGTGAAACTGCAGTGGGCAGAGTCGTTCGCTCCCGCTCTGAACGCATTTATGTGGCTACAAAATGCGGGCGTCATATCAATCCGCATGTAAATGAAGGCTATCAGCCAAAAGTACTGCAGCAATATGTGGAAGACAGCTTGAAAAGAATGGGATTGGAAACAATCGATCTTATTCAGCTGCACTGTCCGCCGACACAGGTGTTTTACCGCCCTGAAATCTTTGAAATGTTTGACCGTCTGAAAGAGCAGGGAAAAATTCAAAATCTGGGTGTCAGTGTAGAAAAAGTAGAAGAAGCCTTAAAAGCTATCGAATTTTCTAACGTAACTACTGTTCAGATTATCTTCAATCTTTTCCGTCAGCGTCCATCGGAATTATTTTTTAAAGAAGCCAAAAGAAAAGACATCGGAATTATTGCAAGAGTACCGCTTGCGAGTGGTTTATTAACGGGATTATATGATTCTAAAACTTCATTTGGAGAACAGGATCACAGGAATTTTAACCGTGACGGAGCTGCTTTTGACAAAGGAGAAACATTTTCAGGTATTAATTATGAATTGGGTTTACAGGCTGTTGATGCTCTAAAAGCTCTTTTCCCAGGGACGTCTAATTTAGCACCTATTGCCCTGCAATGGATTTTAAGTTTTAACGAAATCAGCTGTATTATTCCGGGCGCATCAAAGGAAAGTCATGTTTTATCTAATCTTTCTGTATACGACATGCCCGAACTGACTCCTGAAAAAATCAGTGCGATGAACGCCATTTATGAGCAGTACATCAAACCGCAGGTACATCAGCTTTGGTAAAAGAAAATGTAAATGTCCAAAAAATCAAATTTCAAAGAATGGTTTGATCGGTACAAATATTCTGAACTTGCAGCGACAAGCACAGCATTGACTGCTTCTCTGTTTAGTAAAATATTTAATGCGGTAACAACTGCTTATTTAATTACGTTTGCCGAATATTCTGCGTTTTATAGTGTAATGATTTACAGATTGTATAAAACCAAAATTACCGAAAATAAAGCAAAAAACAAGAAGATTACTTTCATGGAAATACTGATTCTGATCTGGAATCTGTTTCTGGAATTTGGTTATCCTGCAATTTTGGATTTCTTTTTTATCCGGCCTTTCTGTATGTATTGGACGCCTACAATCACAGGGAATTATTTTACTGGAACTATTTTAGGAAAAATTACAGCAGATTGTATTTTTTATTCTTTAACCATCATTAACTATGAATTCATAAAGAGAAAATCATAATTGATTAAAAAAATCAACCGCAAAGTTTTCATGAAGCTCTGCTTTGCGGTTAATTTCTTGATAGAATCTTGGTTTACTTTTAAAGCAAAGTTGCTGTTGTACTGATTTCAGTATTGAATAATTTTGAAATCGGGCAGTTTTTCTCAGCTTTTGTAACTAATTCCTGAAACGTTTCATTTGAGATTCCTTCAATTTTAGCATTAACTGTTAAATGCGAACTGTTAATTGTTCCTTCTACTAAACTAATATCGCATTTGGTTTCTATGCTTTCAATAACTGCGCTTGTTTCTCCTATAAAAGCAGTCAGCTGCATAGTAAAACAACCTGCATGTGCAGCTGCTGCAAGTTCTTCGGGATTGGTTCCTACTCCTTCTTCAAATCGGGATTTGAATGAATATTGCGTATTATTTAAGGTCGTACTTTGTGTTGTTAATTTTCCAGCTCCTTCTTTCAGGGAACCAGTCCAGACTGCGGTCGCATTTCTTTTCATAATTGTTGTTTTTATTGATAATAATCAAAATTAAGTTTTTTACTAACAAAAAATGTAAGAAATAAATTTATTTAACTAAAAAATAATACTTATTGAAAAAGATTTAACAATGCTAATTTAAAAAATTGTAACTTGTAAAGCAGTTGTTTACAAAAAAAGCAATTTATTCTGTAAACAGCAATTTCTAATAGCTTATCAAACATCCTCCAATGAAAACGCTAAATATTTTTATAGCTTTCTTTTGTCTTACTATAATAAGCTGTAGTTCTTCTGACAATGAAGAACAGGATCCGGAAACTGCAGAACCTTTTGTAAGAGAAAATCAATTGCAGTTTTATTTTAGCAGTCCAGCAAATACCGATTTACTTAACCTAAATAACAACATCATTGTGCCAATTGCCTACGAAGGAAAATATAATCCTTCAACTCTTCCGCCAAAGAACAATTCAAAAAAATATGTCTATCAGGGAGGAACAATTGAATATGACGCTGCTATTGATAAATACTACTGGAGTACTGGTATTACTGGTAAAAAAGGCATTAAGAAAAATACCATTTTTGTACGGATTACAGAAACTGATACCGATACTCTGGATGTTAATTTTAAATTTACAAAAGGAGAAGGTTCTGGTGCCGATAAATTTTATGCTTATATAGAAAAACTGTATTACAATGACATCTTGATACATGAAGAAAACTCAAATAAAAAGATTGAGATTGATCCAGTCAAGAGAATTTTTATTCAAAAGAATGGAAAAAAAACACTAATCTCTTTTATGAATTAGTCTCATCTTCAAATCCATTTACAAATCCTCTGCGCCCGATTACTTCGTCAGTTCGCTTCGCTCGTGTGCAGCGGAAAACGGGATAAGGTCCTAACTGTACAATTATTTTTATACTTTAATTATAAATATTTCGTTTCAATAAAAAACTTGAATCATGAAAAAAATATTTATACTAATTTGCATTTTAGCACTTTACAGCTGTAAAACCAAAAAAGCAGATGGTAAATTAATTGGCAAAAGTGTTTCTGTTAATGAAATGACTTCTGAAGAAGCGATTCAAAAAAACAAAGCATACGAACTAGGTAAAAGAGTCTTAATGACCTGTAATACTTCAAAATTTAAACCTTTCTCAAAAAGTGAAGCTACAGATAAAGTAATTGCCAACTCAACTGAAAAAAAAGTCAAAGAAATTGGTGCAAAATACAGCCTGAAATATGGTAATTTTAAAGATCTTGATTTTATAGAAATGGTTCCAAACAAGACCGACAATACTAACATTTATAGATTCAAAGCCCTTTTTGATTATGCTAAAGCAAATAAAGAGCTTAGAGTGACGATGAACTCAGAAAATAAAATTTCGGCAGTTACCACCAAAGACTGGAATGATGATTTTCAATAAAGACTCCTCTTGCTTTTATTTTTAGCAAAAAAAATTAAAATTAAAATCTAAAAATAAATCCAAAGCCTTATTTTTGCGCCATGGCAAAGAAAAATACAGACAAGGTTGTCTTTCATCAAATAAAAGTCCTTGATGCTGGTGCAAAAGGCGTTTCGGTTGCAAAAGCTCCCGATGGTAAAGTTGTTTTTATTCCAAATGTAGTTCCCGGCGATGTTGTTGATGTTCAGACTTTCAAGAAACGCAAAGCGTATTATGAGGGAAAAGCAGTTCATTTTCATGAGTTTTCAGAACATCGAGTAGATCCAATCTGCGAACACTTTGGTGTCTGCGGCGGATGCAAATGGCAGAATATGAATTACGGCCAGCAGCTTTTCTTTAAACAAAATGAGGTGAAAAATCATCTGCAGCGCATTGGCAAAATTGAACTTCCTGAATTTGAATCCATTCTGGGTTCTGAAAAAAAGTTTTTTTACAGAAATAAAATGGAATTTTCGTTTTCAAACAGCCGCTGGCTAACCGAAGCTGAAATTGGAAGCGAAGAAGATTTAGGAAATAGAAATGCACTTGGTTTCCATATTCCAAAAATGTGGGACAAAATTCTGGACATCAACAAATGTCACTTACAGGAAGATCCATCGAATGCCATCCGAAATGAAGTCCGCACTTTTGCAAATGCAAACGGTTTGACTTTCTTTAATCCCAGAGCACACGAAGGTTTATTGAGAACGCTGATGCTAAGAACAGCTTCGACTGGAGAAATCATGGTTTTGATTCAGTTTTTTGAAAACGATAAAAAGAACCGTGAATTGATTCTGGATCACCTTTACGAAAAATTCCCGCAGATTACTTCCCTTCAATATGTAGTTAACAATAAAGCAAATGACACTTTATACGATACTGATATTAAATTATACAAAGGAAGAGATTACATCCTTGAGGAAATGGAAGGATTAAAATTTAGTATTAATGCTAAATCTTTCTACCAGACCAATTCGGATCAAGCATACGAATTATACAAAATAACCAGAGATTTTGCGGGTTTAACCGGAAATGAAACTGTTTATGATTTATATACCGGAACTGGAACTATTGCTCAGTTTGTATCTAAAAAAGCAAAAAAAGTGATTGGTGTCGAAAGTGTACCAGACGCTATTAAAGATGCAAAAGCCAATGCCGAACGCAATAGCATTGACAACTGCGAGTTTTTTGTCGGGGATATGAAAGTTGTTTTTAACGACACTTTTATTGCACAGCACGGACACCCGGATGTCATTATCACTGATCCGCCGCGTGACGGAATGCACAAGGATGTTGTAGAACAGATTATGAAAATTGGCCCTCAAAAAGTAGTTTATGTGAGCTGTAACTCGGCAACACAAGCCAGAGATTTAGCTTTGATGGATGAAAAATACAAGGTAACAAGAGTTCGCCCAGTTGATATGTTTCCGCAGACACATCACGTTGAAAATGTTGTACTTTTGGAAAGACGATAAGCCGCTGCATAAATGAAAAAAATACTTGCTTTTTTAATGATTCTTGGTTTCGCTTCTTCCAGCTGCGAGCCCGATGATATTTGTGACCCAACTACTCCCACTACACCAAGAATGCTGATTCAGTTTTATGATTATAACAATCCTACTGTGTTGAAAAATGTTAATAATCTAAAAGTAATTGGCGAAGGTATGACTGAAGGTGTGGTTTTGTCACCATCAGTATCAGGTGATTCAAAATATATAACAAGCGGTAATAATATACTGCTTCCATTAAATATAGAAACTGATCTTGTAAAATACAGGTTTATCAGCAATTACGGCAACCGAAATCCGTTACTTGTAAACGAAGATAATTTACAGTTCAAATACTCACGTGAAAATTTTTACGTTTCAAGAGCCTGCGGATTTAAAACAATATTTAATTTGGACGCAGACAATCCTTTTACATTAACCGATTCTGCAGCTGCGGATCAAATGTGGATTAAATACATGATAGTAGTGCAAAACAACATAACATACGAAAATGAAACAATCATTAAAATTTTCTTTTAGTTTTTTCTTTTTGTTGTCATTGTTTTTTGTTCAGGCGCAAGAAAAAAAAACCACCGCATCACCACCTGCAGAAATAATTGTCAAAGGAGCCAACGGTAAAACAGTAACTGAAAAGAATCCTGATAACAAACCCAAGCAGCCAATTGATAGTATTAAACCAAAAACAGACCGCTATGGTTTGATTCTTGGTGCCGATGTTTTTAAAATTGCGCGGTCCTTTTATGATTCAAATTATAAAGGAATAGCATTTGTTGCTGACTATCGTCTGACAAAAAAATATTATGCGTATGGTGAAGTAGGAAGTGAAGATGTTACTGTTGAAGACCCTTTATTAAACACTACTACTACCGGAGCCTATCTCAAAGCAGGTTTTAACTACAATGCCTATATCAATTGGCTGGACATGGAAAACCTTATCACATTTGGAGTCCGTGGCGGTTTCAGTGCATTTAATGAGCGTTTAAACAGCTATTCCATTTATAATCCGAATCCTTATTTTGGACAGGATTCAAGTATTGAATTTGGTAAAACTTATGACGGTTTAACAGCAAGCTGGATAGAAGTAGCTGCTGGAATCAATGTAAAAGTTTTCAATAATGTATATGTTGGTTTTGGATTTCAATTAAAAACATTAATTACGAATTCCCAGCCAAGCGGATTTGAAAGTCTTTATATTCCTGGATTCAACAGAACATATGATGGTAATTTTGGGGCTGGCTTTAATTATACCGTTTCTT of Flavobacterium marginilacus contains these proteins:
- a CDS encoding DUF6048 family protein, producing the protein MKQSLKFSFSFFFLLSLFFVQAQEKKTTASPPAEIIVKGANGKTVTEKNPDNKPKQPIDSIKPKTDRYGLILGADVFKIARSFYDSNYKGIAFVADYRLTKKYYAYGEVGSEDVTVEDPLLNTTTTGAYLKAGFNYNAYINWLDMENLITFGVRGGFSAFNERLNSYSIYNPNPYFGQDSSIEFGKTYDGLTASWIEVAAGINVKVFNNVYVGFGFQLKTLITNSQPSGFESLYIPGFNRTYDGNFGAGFNYTVSYFIPIYKKKVVTAKKPAPKKK